Part of the Jatrophihabitans sp. GAS493 genome, AGGACAAGTTGCTCACCGCGGCCACCCTGAGCTCTGGTCTCAACGACACCGGCCTGCCCCGCCGTTCGATGCTGCTGCGCTCCTTGGTGGTCGCCGGTGGCGCCGTGGCAACCGTGCCACTGGTCGCGCTCGTCGGCGCCATGATCAAGAAGCCGGGCGACCAGCTGCACTACACGGCGTACCGGCAGGATCCGGCTGAATTCCCCAACGGCGTCCCGATCGTCTACTCCGATGGTCGCCGGGTCAGCCCGAACGACCTCGACCCCGGCGGCATCGCCACGGTCTTCCCGGGCGTTCCCGGGGCGATCAAGCTGGCCTCCTCGCCGACGCTCATCATTCGGCTTCGCCCGGGGCAGCGAGTGCACGCCCGTACGGGTCAGGAGTCAGACAACTTCGGTGACTACGTCGCCTTCTCCAAGATCTGCACCCACGCCGGATGTCCGGCCTCGCTCTACGAGCAGCAGACGACCCGCCTACTCTGCCCGTGCCACCAGTCGCAGTTCGAGGTTCTGCAGGACGCGAAGCCCGTTTTCGGGCCGGCCACCCGTCCGCTGCCGCGGCTACCGCTGGGTGTCGAAATTATCGATGGGCGGCAGTACTTTGTAGCTAAGAGCGACTTTCGGGAACCGATCGGCCCCGGCTATTGGGAGCGCAAAGCATGACGACGACAGCACCGACCAAGAGCTCCAAGAAGCCTTCCGGCACGCCCCGCACTCCGCAGGGTAAGGCCGGAGAATTTCTGGACTCCCGTCTGGTCATCGCCGGTCCGATCCGCAAGCAGCTGAACAAGGTCTTCCCTGATCACTGGTCGTTCATGCTTGGCGAGATCGCGCTCTATTCGTTCATCGTCCTGCTGCTCACGGGCACCTACCTCACCTTCTTCTTCGACGCCTCAATGGCGGACGTCGTCTACAACGGCTCTTACATCCCGCTCCGGGGTGTGACCATGTCGAAGGCCTACGAGTCGACGCTGCACATCTCCTTCGATGTGCGCGGTGGTCTGGTCGTTCGTCAGATCCACCACTGGGCCGCCTTGATGTTCGTGGCCGCGATGCTCATCCACATGCTGCGCGTCTTCTTCACCGGAGCGTTCCGCAAGCCACGTGAGTTCAACTGGATCATCGGTGTGCTGCTGCTGGTTCTCGGTGTCGTCGAAGGCTTCGCCGGTTACTCACTCCCCGACGACCTGCTCTCGGGTACCGGACTCCGCATCGCCGACGCGATCATGCTTTCGACGCCGGTGATCGGTACTTGGCTGTCGTTCCTCGTCTTCGGTGGCCCGTTCCCCGGCGACGCGATCATCGGCCGGTTCTACATCGCCCACGTATTGCTTATCCCGGCGATCCTGGCCGCACTCATCGGCGCTCATATGGCACTACTGATCCGCCAGAAACACACCGAGTTCCCCGGCCCCGGCAAGACCGAGGCAACGGTGAGCGGCGAGCGAGTCTACCCGGTTTACGCGGCGAAGGCCGGTGGCTTCTTCTTCATCGTGGCCGGCGCCATCTCCGCTCTCGGTGGCCTGGTGCAGATCAACCCGATCTGGCTCTTCGGCCCCTACAACCCGGCCCAGGTCTCGGCCGGCTCGCAGCCGGACTGGTACATGGCCATGCTGGACGGTTCGACCCGTCTCTTCCCGTCGTGGGACATCAGGCTCTTCGGCTACACCATCCCGGCCATCTTCTGGCCGACCGCTGTGCTGCCGATGATCCTGATCGGTATGGCCATCTCCTACCCGTTCCTCGAAGCGAAGATGACCAAGGACCGGGCGCATCACAACCTCCTGCAACGGCCGCGCGACGTGCCGGTCCGCACCAGCCTGGGCGCGATGGCGCTGACGTTCTGCTTCGTGCTCTTCGTATCCGGTGGAAACGACCTCATCGCCAAGGCCTTCGGCATCTCCTTGAACGCCATGACCTGGGGCGGTCGAATCGCGCTGATTGTGCTGCCGCCACTCGCCTACACCGTGTCGTACGTGCTCTGCCTGGGATTGCAGCGGCATGACCGCGAGGTGCTCGAGCACGGCATCGAGACCGGCATCATCATGCGCCTGCCCACCGGGGAGTTCATCGAAGTTCACCAGCCGCTCGGCCCGGTGGACGACCACGGTCATGGTCAGCTCAGCTACGCCGGCACGCCGGTACCGAAGCGGATGAACCGCATCGGCGCTGGATCGGCTCGCCACATCCGTGGTTTCTTCTTCCCGGTGAAGGAGAAGCCAGAGATTCAGGCGGCCCTGGACGAGGCGATCGCCGCGGAGAGTGCTCACGCTTCGGTCGGTGCCGGTGAGTCTGAGGAGCTGGTGGCTCACGTTCCCGCCGAGATCGAGGACTAGCCACTCCCCCACCCGTTGATCGCTGTCCGCAGCAGTCAAGGTTCCGGGCGCAAGCACGACTACGAAAAGCACGACTACGAAAGGGCCCGGGTCACCACGACGAACGTGGTGACCCGGGCCCTTTCACCTGTGTCCGCGGGCCGCCGCTGCCCTCGCAGACACCCAGGACCACGTCCGGGCGCACGTCCAGACGTCAGCCTGCGAGAATCCAGCAATGCCACAAGTCGACGAACCGCCAATCACGATCCGCTTGGCCAGGCCAGCTGACACGGCGGCGCTAGCCAGACTCCGGCATGGCTGGTCCGAGGAGAACGCCGGCGCCCCGATCGAAGACACTTCGTTCAATGAAGAATTTGCTCAGTGGTTTGCTGACGAAGCAGACCGTCGGGCCACCTACCTGGCCGAATCAGCGGGTCTGGCCATCGGCATGATGAACGTGGTCGTCTTCCAGCGTATGCCCCGTCCAGCGCAGCCATCGACGTGTTGGTGCTACCTCGGGAACGCCTTCGTTCTCCCCGATTACCGCAACCGTGGCACGGGTCGCCAGCTACTCGAGGCCGTGCTCGGTCATGCGCAGGCCATCAACGCGGTGCGGATCGTCCTCGCCCCGAGCGAGCGCTCAGTGCCGTTCTACGAACGTGCTGGCTTCGGGGCAGCCAGCATGCTGATGGCTATGACGCTCGCTGAATGATGCACCGGATCCGCGACCCAAGGTAGCGGTCTAGCGGAGGGGCTGCCGTCCGCCGATGTAGTACTCGAAGAGCAGCCCGCTGACGGTGGTCAGGATCAGCACGACGCCGACCAGCATCAGCCACACCTGCACCAGTGCGGCGCCCGCACCGGTCACCGTCGCCGAGAGGGCGATACCGACCGGCCAGTAGCTGCCCGGGCTGAAGAAGCCGAGCTCGCCGGCACCTTCGGCGATCTCGGCGTCGTCGAGATCCTCCGGTCGCGGGTCGATACGGCGCGAGACGAACCAGAAGAACGACCCGGCGAGCCCCATGAGCCCACCAGAGAGGATGAGCGCCGACAGACCGGCGTACTCGACGTGCCCGTCCGCCCCGTTGGTCCAGAAGCCATAGATGCCGGCGATAACGAAACAGAAGAGTGCGATAAGCAGAAAGAGTCGAGCTTCGACCTTCATTTGTGTCCGATCTCCTTCTTACGACGCGGACTTGACGTTGCGGTCGGTGTTGAACGGGTGCGTGGTGGTGGCGTATGGGGCCTGCCCGATCTCGGCCAGCGCCTTGCTCTGTCGAGCCGGATCCGTCGGGCCGATCTTGGTCAGCGCGTCAAGATACTGCCGGTAGACGTCAGGATCGACAACCCTTACTTCGAAGTTCATCTGCGAGTGGTACGTCCCGCAGAGTTCCGCGCAGCGACCGACATAACTTCCGTCGGTCGTCGGTGTGATCTCGAAGCGGTTGTCCCGCGCGGTGCTCGTGGTGCCGTACGGAATCACGTCGCGCTTGAAGAGGAACTCCGGCACCCAGAAGGCGTGGATCACGTCAGAGGAGTGCTCGACGAACTGCACCGTCTCACCGCGCGGGATCAGCAGGATCGGAATCTCCTCGCTGCTACCGACCGTCGACGGCGCCTCAGCCGGGCTGGTGCCCGGGTAGGTCAACTGGGTTCCGTGATCCTGCAGGTATTCGAACTGCCAGTTCCACTTGAAGGCGTCGACCTGAACCAGCACATCGGGATTCTTCGACAACCGGTTGACGTTGTTCTCGGTCTTCACCGTGAAGAAGAAGAGACCAGCGATGACGAAGAACGGAGCGATTGTGTAGGCCCACTCGATCACGTGGTTGTAGCGCGTCTGCTTCGGCAGTTCGTCGGACTTCTTGCGGTACCGGATGCAGGCCCAGAATATGAGCCCCCAGACGCAGACTCCGACCGTGAGGGCAGCGACGGACGACCAGGTCCAGAGGACCCGCATTTTGGTGGCCTGATCAGTCACACCGGTCGGCCAGCCGAAGCGCAGCTTGGCCTCGATGTCGTGCGCGGAGCAACCCGCGAGCGAGACCATGGCGGCAGCCGACAACAGCATGAAACGCACCGGGCGCATCCAACGCTTACGCTGCACCGATTGACCACCTCTCGAGCTTCTGCAAAGTCAATTGGGAGCCTATCGGACACCTACCTTGCGCTCCGTCAGGGGTCGGCGTGCCGCGGGTCACGTGCGTCATCGGCGATACTGGGGTGCCGGCGTCGTCGCTGCGACGTAGTCGCCGGATCGCCGGTGACGTGGTCACCGGACCGTTGGTGACGTGGTCACCGGCTGACCCCTACGTCGTCGCAGAGGAACACGGGTATAGAGACTGTGTGTGGTCTGATCGGATTTCTCTCAGCGGACGCGGGCGCCGCGAAGGCGGAGTCGCTGATCGAGGGTTCGCTCTCCTCCATGCGCCACCGGGGCCCGGACGAGGGTGGAATCTGGGCCGACGCCGACGTCGTCATCGGGTTCCGGCGTCTGTCGATCATCGACATCGACCACTCGCACCAGCCGCTGCCGTATCTCAACGGCCGCTACCACCTGATCTTCAACGGCGAGATCTACAACTACATCGAACTGCGCGAGCGGCTGGTCCGCGAGTTCGGTGCGGTCTTCGAAACCGACGGCGACGGCGAGACGATCGTCGCCGGTTACCACTACCTCGGCGAGAAGGTCGTGCGCGAGCTGCGTGGCATGTTCGTGTTCCTGATCTGGGATGCCGAGGAGCGCGTCGTCTTCGGCGCGCGGGACTGGTTCGGGATCAAGCCGATGTACACCTACTCCGACGAACGAGGAGTCTTCTTCGGCAGCGAGAAGAAGTGCCTTCTCGACGTAGCTCTACCCGGCACCACGGCGGAGGTCGACCTCACGGCCCTGCAGCACTACCTGACACTGCAGTATGCGCCCGAGCCCGGATCCATGCATCGACGAATCCGCCGCATCGAGTCCGGTACGTACTTCACGCTCCGGCCGGGCGAAGAGGTCGTAGCCCACCGTTACTTTCACCCGGACTTCGCCATCCGGCCGGTCAGCGACCCGGCAGCCCTCTACCGGCGCATCACAGCGGCGCTGGAGGAGTCGGTGGCCCTGCATATGCGGGCTGACGTGACGGTCGGTGCGTTCCTCTCCGGCGGGATCGACTCGACCGCCATCGCGGCGCTGGCCAAGCGGCACAACCCGAAGCTACTCACCTTCACCACCGGGTTCGAGCGAAGCGGGTTCTCCGAGATCGACGTCGCCGCCGAGTCGGCCGCCGCCATCGGCGTCGAGCACATCACCAAGGTGGTGAGCGCTGAGGAGATGATGCAGACGCTGCCGCTGATCATCTGGTACCTGGAGGACCCGGTCGCCGACCCGGCGCTGGTCCCGCTGTACTTCATCGCCCGTGAGGCTCGCAAGCACGTCAAGGTGGTGCTCTCCGGCGAAGGCGCCGACGAACTCTTCGGTGGGTACACGATCTATCGGGAGCCGATCTCGCTGCGCCCCTTCGAACGGGTGCCGATGCCGCTGCGCCGCCAGCTCGGGAAGCTGGGCGAGCAACTGCCGGAGGGGATGCGGGGCAAGGACCTGCTGCGTCGCGGGTCCATCGAGATCGAGCAGCGCTACTACGGCAATGCGCGCATCTTCCGCAATGACGAACTGGCCGACACCGGACTTCTCAAGACGTTCGATCCGAAGCTCTCCCATCGGGACGTCACCGATCCGCTGTATGCCCGCACCAGGCACCTCGACGGCTCGACCCGGATGCAGTACATCGACCTCTTCACCTGGCTGCGCGGCGACATTCTGGTCAAGGCCGACAAGATGACGATGGCCAACTCACTTGAGCTGCGTGTGCCGTTCCTGGACACCGGCGTCTTCGAGGTTGCCTCCACCATTCCGACCGACCTGAAGATCACGAAGGAGACGACCAAGTACGCCCTGCGCCAGGCGCTGACCGATATCGTCCCGGCGCACGTGCTGAATCGGGCCAAGCTGGGCTTCCCGGTCCCGATCCGGCATTGGCTCAAGGACGAGATGTATGACTGGGCGCGGAGCATCATCACCGACGCCCAGACCGCACACCTCATCGACCCGGCCGAGGCACTGCGGCTGTTGGATGCGCACCGGGCCGGGCCGCACGACTACTCGCGCAAGATCTGGACGCTGCTCGTCTTCATGCTCTGGCACGGCATCTTCGTCGATCAGCGGATCCATCCGGTCGTACCCGAACCGGTCTACCCGGTGAACATCTGATGGGCTCCATGTTCTCGCGGATCGCCAGTCTGTTCGGCGGGCGCTCGGGCAGCGCCTCACCGCGCAATCGCCAGCGCGCCGACTATCTCGGCGACTTCACCGGAGTGGCCCGCGCCGAGTATGCACCGAAGCCGAACGGACGGCCGGACCCGGGCGAGATCGTGTGGACCTGGGTCAGCTACGAGGACGACCCGAAGCAGGGGAAGGACCGTCCGGTCCTGCTCATCGGCCATGACAGCCGCAGCACCTCGCTGCTGGGCCTGGCGCTGACCAGCAAGGACCATCACGCCGGTGCCCGTGTCACTGGTGGCGTCACTGAGACCCGCGATGGGCGACACTGGTTCGACCTGGGATCAGGCGCCTGGGATCCCCAGGGACGCCCAAGTGAAATCCGTCTCGACCGTGTGCTGCGGATCGACCCCGCGGCGGTGCGGCGCGAGGGTGCAAGCATCGACCGGGCTCGATTCGACGCTGTGATCGCCGCCCTCAAGCAGGCGAAGGGCTGGCGCTAGCGCTCGACCGCCGCAGGGTGGCAGCTACTGCGGCCGGACGGCTAGCCAGTCTGCTACTCGGTGGCGATCGTCTTCAGGAACGGCGCGACCTCGCTGGCCGCCTCGTCTCCGTAGGACTCGGCCAGGCGATCAGCGAAGTTCTGCATGGTGACGGTGTGTTCCTGGGTCCCCACCGTCTCCAGTACCAGCGTGGCGAGCAGGCTGCCGACCTGGGCCGACCGCTCCCAGCCCAGTCCCCACGAGCGGGCGGCCAGCAGCCCGGCCCGGAAGCCGTCGCCGACCCCGGTCGGATCGACCTTCGCCCGTTCGCGGGCCACCGGCACGCGGATCGTGTCGGCGCCGCGTGCCTCGATCTCGACGCCGGAGGATCCCAGCGTGGTGATCCGGACCTCGACGCGAGCGCGGATCTCGTCATCACTGAGTCCGGTCTTGGACGCGAGCAGACTCTTCTCGTAGTCGTTGGTGAAGAGCAGGGTCGCCCCGTCGATCAATGAGATCAGCTCCTCACCCGACATTCGGGCGATCTGCTGAGAGGGATCGGCCGCGAAGGCGAACCCGAGCTGGCGGCACTCCTCGCTGTGACGGACCATCGCGGCCGGGTCGTCGGCGCTGATGACGACCAGATCGGCGCCAGTGCGCTCGACGGCGGGGGCGAGCTCAATGTTCCGGGCCTCACTCATCGCGCCGGCGTAGAACGACGCGATCTGATTCATCTCTTCGTCAGTCGTGCAGACGAAGCGCGCGGTGTGGTGCGCCTCCGAGACGTAGACGGAGTCACAGTCGACACCGTGGCGCTCCAGCCAACTGCGGTACTCCGCGAAGTCAGCCCCGACGGCGCCGACCAGCACTGGGTTCTCGCCGAGCTGCCCCATCCCGAAGGCGATGTTTGCCGCCACACCGCCACGACGGACGACGAGGTCATCGACGAGGAAGGAGAGGGACACCTTGTGCAGGTGCTCGGCCAGGAGGGAATCCGAGAACTTGCCCGGAAAGTGCATCAGATGGTCGGTTGCGATGGAACCGCTCAGGAGAACAGGCATGGTGCAGACGCTACCGAACGCGGAAGGCAGCGCCAACCATCACGGTCGGCGCTGCCTTTTGCGATCTTGCTGATGTTTGTGTATCGGGCCAGCCTTCGGCGACTAGCCGCAGAAGGAGTTACCGCAGGCACAACCGCCGGAGGCCTGCGGGTTGTCGATGGTGAAGCCCTGCTGCTCGATGGTGTCGGTGAAGTCGATCGTCGCGCCGACGAGGTACGGGCCACTCATCCGGTCGACGACGACCGGGACGCCTTCGTAGTTCAGTTCGATGTCGCCGTCGAGGGTGCGCTCGTCGAAGAACAGCTGGTACTGCAGGCCGGAGCAGCCACCGGGCTGGACGGCGACGCGCAGACGAAGGTCGTCGCGGCCCTCCTGCTCGAGCAGGACGCGGACCTTGCCGGCGGCAGCGTCGGTCAGGGTTACCGACGTGGCCGGTGCGTCGGCGGGTGCAGCGGTCAGTTCAACCTGAGTCGCGGTGTCGATTGCGGTCATTCAGTACTCCCCAAGGGATGGAAAACGGTGGTCGAGACGGTGTCGGAATCGCGATTACACGAGCTGCGAACTCTCAGAGACCAATTCAGCTCCCTGTGGGAACCATCATGGGCTCAGCCGATATTCCCATCGTAGTGGAAAAGTCCGGCAACTGAGGCTCAGCGGCGCACTTCACCGTCCACCACGGCGACCGGAATGCTGGTCAGGCCACGCGTGGCCGGTCCGGAGATGCGTTCACCGGTCGAGGTGAAGCGCGAATCGTGGCACGGGCAGACGAACCCCTCGCTGGCCGAGAGATAACTCACAGGGCACCCTTGGTGCGGACAGACCGCATCGACGGCGGTGAAGTCCCCCGGTTGCAGCTGAAGCACGAAGGCCGGATCACCGGTACTGGGGTCGGTGACCGGCAGCGCGGCGCCCACCGCTACAGCGGATGCTTGGGCCAGGACTGCCCCGCCACCCGGGGTGGGTACCGGTGTCGGCGCGACGCCGGCCTGCCGGGACCGGTGCACCGGCCGCAGCAGGGCAGCTGCGGCGGCGATCAGCAGGGTCACCGCGCCCGCCCCCGCGGCGAGGACGCTGCGGCGGCCGATCGCATTGGAGGGCGATCGGTCGCCCGACGCAGTGGGGCGGCTGAAGAGAGCGGTCACCTCGAAGACACCGCCGCTACCGGCGATCAGAATTGGTGTGAAAGCGAAGAGGTAGACCACGTCGTCACTGGTGTACCAGGGGTCGGCCCGCCAACTCACCGTCAGCCAGAGTGGCAGCACCAGCAGCATCCCGCCCAGTGCCGCGACCCGGGTGAAGAGCCCGCAGGCGAGTCCCACGCCGACCGCCAGCTCACCCAGAGCGATCAGGAGCCCGAACGCGGAGCTGTGTGACTGGACCGGCCCGAGGAATGAACCGATCGGGCTAGCGGTGCGGGCCGCTGTGACGGTGGCGTGCAGCGACAGTGCCGAATGCCCGTCGAGGAACCGCGGGTCGGCGATCTTCGAGATGCCCCCGTAGAGAAAAACGTAGGCCAGAAATGCCCGCAGTGGCAGCAGCAGCCACCCCGGTTCGCCGGCCCGGGCACGCCAACGATCGGACAGCTGGGGACTCATGTCGGCAATTCTCCCCCGTCTATCCCCCGCTTATCCCCCGCACCTGACCACCCGCCTGACCACCCGCCTGACCACGTATCCATCGCCGACCGAATCCCACCACCCAGTCATCGCCCGGTCACTCTCCGACCGACTCGACGGTCGAGCTGCCCACTCCTCCCGGCCCCGGCGAGAGCAAGCAGGCAGAATCAGCTCGAGCCATGGTCGGCGCCATCGCATTTGCGCACTATTCTCATAGGCGTGAAGATTCTGCCCCGACGCTCCACATCGGACGCCTCCGCCCAGCAGTTGGATTCGACGCCTGAGGTGAGCGCCACCTCAGGCGCCGCCGCCAAGGGTCGCCCCACGCCCAAGCGTCGAGACTCCGCGCCGCGCCGGGCCCCGGTCGTCGCGCCGCCGCAGAATCGTCGCGAGGCGATGAGCTGGCAGAAGAACCAGGCGAAGGCGGCTAAGGCCACCTCCGCTACGCGGTCCGGATCGGCCGCACCGGCCCGTGGAAGCGTGGCCTATCGAGATGCCTACCGTCGCGGCGACGAGTCAGTTCTGCCCAAGCGTGACCGCGGGGCCACCCGCCGACTAGCCCGCGATTGGGTCGATTCACATCGAATGATCAGCAACTACATGCTGATTCTGTTCCCGCTGATGCTGCTCGGCTTCCGCATCCAGTACGTGAACGTCGTCGTGCTCGCGCTGTTCATGGTGATCGTGGGCGAGTGGTTCCTCACTGGTCGCAAGGTGCTACTACTGGCCAAGAGTCGCGGCATCGAGACGCGGGAATCGCCACTGAGCATCGGTTTCTACGCCGGAAGCCGCTCCTACCTGCCCCGCCGCTGGCGTCTGCCGGCGCCGCAGGTGAACCGCGGCGACACGATCTAGTTCAGCCCGGCCTTCTCCGGCAGCGTCTAGCTAGGTTGATTAGCCAAGGACTCATCGGCGGCGGCGTCTTGGATGCCCAACGCCTCGACCAAGGGACCACCCTCGCTTGCCGGAACCGTTCGGTCCTCGTTAGCTGACTCCTCGACCAGCCCGGCCGGGGTGCGCGGCGCCGCCACCTGCCAGGATGAATCCGGGTTGGTCAGGTCGAGCATGCAGACCTCAGCGAAGTGAATGAGCTCCGCCTCAAGCTGCTCCGGCGATCGCGTACGCCCTGATCGCCACCAGTGGTGGGTTATCGCGGTCACCGCACCGATGAGCCCGATCGTGCCGATGCTGTAGTCACGCTTGATCACCTCACCCCGGCTGATCGCCCGCTGGACCTCGATATCGACGATCTGGGTCCACTTCTCGCGCTGCTTGAACCGGTAGTCCTCAACGGCCGGACTGACGCCGATGATCTCGACGTGGATTATGCGCACGTAGATCGGATCATTTACCGTCTCCCGCACATAGGTGGTGAGCCCGGCGACCGCGCGCTGCTGCATGGTCGCCTCCTCAAGCCCCATCAGCGACTCGAAGACCTTCATCCAGACCCGGTTGGTCAGTTGGCCGTGCACCTCCATGAGGAGCGCTTCGCGGCTGTCGAACTCCTCGTAGAAGTTGCGAGTCGAGACGCCGGCCCGGCTGCAGATGCGCTCGATCGGGGTGGCGGCGTATCCGTCGGTTCCGAATAGTTCAGTCGCACTCTCGACCAGGCGTGCGTGCCGGTCAGCCCGGCGCTGCTCGGCGGTGCGCCCGCCATAGGCGCGGTTACTCATATTGCCCACCTCCGGCCCTCATTCTGAAAGGAGCATAGGGCCGTAGACGAACGCACCGTCATGAAAAAGGGTGACCTGTGTGACACCTTGTTCGGCCAGCTGGGGCCACGTCTCGCCAACCCAGCTCTCGGCGTCGGACTGGCTCGGATGCACCGGATTCTCGATCTCTGCGAGCGCTGAGCGACTCGGGCCGGACTCGTTTTCACTGGCCGCGCTCTCGAGTTGCCACGTCCACGCCATGCTCATTCCACCCATCTGGTCAGCGACACGTTCACTTTCACGACATCGCCGTTGACGATATCCCGTTAGGTCCGCATACGGACAGTGCCGAATCGCTCAGATCGATGGATGGACGCGCGGAGCGCCGAGCGGCGTGTCCGTCCCACATCCGAGGAGGCAAGATAGCCCGGTGACCGACGACGAGAACCTGCTCGCTGACATCATCGACTGGCCGGACTCGGACTCGGCCCGCGCCGAGTCCGAACGCTTCGCGGTTCACCCCGGTTGGGGTCGGTTGGCCGGTCTCGCCAAATGGGCGGCGGCCGTCCAGCAGCAGTCACCGGCCCGTCGGTTCCTACGTCCTAAGCTGGTCATCTTCGCCGGCGACCACGGACTCGCCGAGGCAGACATCTCGGCCCATGAACCGGGCTACACCGCCGCGCAGCTCGCCGCCCTGCGGGACGGATCGTCGCCCATCAATCGGCTGGCTGAGCTCTCCCGGGTCGGGCTTCGGGTGGTGGACGTGAGCTCGACGCGCCGCAGCGGCGACGGGACGGCCGCCTCGCCGGACCAGTCCTGGATCCGGGACGCCAGCGGCCGGGCCGACCTGGAAGATGCGCTGGACGCCGACCAGACGCGACGCGCCCTTCAGCTCGGCGCAGACATCGCGGACGCCGAGATCGAGGCGGGCACGGACCTGCTGCTCCTCGGCGACGTCGGCCGAGGCAGCACCGCGGTCGCCGCAGTGATCGTCAGTGTGCTGGCCGGCGCCGAGCCGCTGAAGTGCATCGGACGG contains:
- a CDS encoding DUF3043 domain-containing protein — its product is MKILPRRSTSDASAQQLDSTPEVSATSGAAAKGRPTPKRRDSAPRRAPVVAPPQNRREAMSWQKNQAKAAKATSATRSGSAAPARGSVAYRDAYRRGDESVLPKRDRGATRRLARDWVDSHRMISNYMLILFPLMLLGFRIQYVNVVVLALFMVIVGEWFLTGRKVLLLAKSRGIETRESPLSIGFYAGSRSYLPRRWRLPAPQVNRGDTI
- a CDS encoding TetR/AcrR family transcriptional regulator; translation: MSNRAYGGRTAEQRRADRHARLVESATELFGTDGYAATPIERICSRAGVSTRNFYEEFDSREALLMEVHGQLTNRVWMKVFESLMGLEEATMQQRAVAGLTTYVRETVNDPIYVRIIHVEIIGVSPAVEDYRFKQREKWTQIVDIEVQRAISRGEVIKRDYSIGTIGLIGAVTAITHHWWRSGRTRSPEQLEAELIHFAEVCMLDLTNPDSSWQVAAPRTPAGLVEESANEDRTVPASEGGPLVEALGIQDAAADESLANQPS
- a CDS encoding Rieske 2Fe-2S domain-containing protein, which translates into the protein MSPQLSDRWRARAGEPGWLLLPLRAFLAYVFLYGGISKIADPRFLDGHSALSLHATVTAARTASPIGSFLGPVQSHSSAFGLLIALGELAVGVGLACGLFTRVAALGGMLLVLPLWLTVSWRADPWYTSDDVVYLFAFTPILIAGSGGVFEVTALFSRPTASGDRSPSNAIGRRSVLAAGAGAVTLLIAAAAALLRPVHRSRQAGVAPTPVPTPGGGAVLAQASAVAVGAALPVTDPSTGDPAFVLQLQPGDFTAVDAVCPHQGCPVSYLSASEGFVCPCHDSRFTSTGERISGPATRGLTSIPVAVVDGEVRR
- a CDS encoding nicotinate-nucleotide--dimethylbenzimidazole phosphoribosyltransferase, giving the protein MTDDENLLADIIDWPDSDSARAESERFAVHPGWGRLAGLAKWAAAVQQQSPARRFLRPKLVIFAGDHGLAEADISAHEPGYTAAQLAALRDGSSPINRLAELSRVGLRVVDVSSTRRSGDGTAASPDQSWIRDASGRADLEDALDADQTRRALQLGADIADAEIEAGTDLLLLGDVGRGSTAVAAVIVSVLAGAEPLKCIGRGSGVDDEGWMRKMTVVRDARLRAWPQRHEPAELLRVTGGADFAAMTGFLHRAAARRTPVLLDGLVSAAAGMLVQRADPVAVQWFHAAQRSSEAGHALALTRLGLTPILELGLATGQGAGALLAFELLQASLSVQR